One Brassica napus cultivar Da-Ae chromosome C4, Da-Ae, whole genome shotgun sequence genomic region harbors:
- the LOC106393144 gene encoding MATH domain and coiled-coil domain-containing protein At3g58430-like, whose translation MSRVPRLTRLENRDGIAPAKELQLRFRDIARVGIRPISSEISRGYSDASEESEIESMDVNGFQVLPSQVESVRLIFKRHPDIAVEFRAKNQHLRNACMDFLLSLIETMCQSLEDLSNEDLVEADIALTYLKDAGFKVDWLEKKLDIVKDKKEKEQSSLARLQEMVDSLLKLKQHCSDLDALVEKEHEELSDTRTPMSFDDVV comes from the exons ATGTCGAGAGTTCCGAGATTGACGAGGCTAGAGAACCGCGACGGGATTGCTCCGGCGAAGGAGTTGCAGCTCAGGTTCAGAGATATCGCGAGGGTCGGGATACGGCCTATCTCGTCAGAGATATCGCGAGG ATACTCGGACGCATCAGAGGAATCTGAAATTGAAAGCATGGATGTCAATGGCTTTCAAGTTCTTCCTTCACAG GTAGAATCTGTAAGACTTATCTTTAAAAGACATCCAGACATTGCAGTAGAGTTCCGTGCAAAGAACCAACATCTGAGAAACGCATGCATGGATTTCCTGCTCAGCTTAATTGAAACGATGTGCCAATCACTCGAGGATCTCTCCAATGAAGATCTTGTGGAAGCAGACATTGCACTTACGTACTTGAAAGACGCTGGTTTTAAGGTGGATTGGTTGGAGAAAAAGCTGGATATAGTTAAAGACAAGAAGGAGAAAGAGCAGTCTAGTTTGGCTCGGCTTCAGGAAATGGTGGATAGTTTACTGAAACTGAAGCAACATTGTTCAGATCTGGATGCCCTAGTGGAGAAGGAACATGAAGAGTTGTCGGACACAAGAACTCCTATGTCATTCGATGATGTTGTTTGA
- the LOC106350615 gene encoding MATH domain and coiled-coil domain-containing protein At3g58370-like: protein MVKKFDGKFIWVIKNFSTFPSEKICSGSFVIGGWFWRLVAYPRENDVDYLSLYLVDDMRYAASKSKPYKLRGNVNFNITIINQLSKKLSLREDSEHLYDVISPFHRGFESWIPLNKLHAEDGGFLLNGELKIAVKVQVSDVSWEPEDASDDALVDVSGGIKKTTKFLRKTKETMDAINGFQILPSQERFVTSMEKQVGEKFVSVIQNFSFVNSEKCYSDPFAIRGFKWRLLAECDLVVLHLYMCITDCPPFPSEAVKVRLTIVNQLCEYRSILKGDY, encoded by the exons ATGGTGAAGAAATTTGATGGGAAGTTTATTTGGGTGATAAAGAACTTCTCTACTTTTCCATCTGAGAAAATTTGTTCTGGCTCATTTGTGATAGGTGGCTGGTTTTG GCGTCTTGTAGCATATCCCAGGGAAAATGACGTTGATTACTTGTCTTTGTATCTCGTTGATGACATGCGGTATGCTGCTTCTAAATCAAAGCCTTATAAACTGAGAGGAAATGTAAATTTCAACATAACGATAATAAATCAACTTTCTAAGAAACTCTCATTACGAGAAG ATTCCGAGCACTTGTATGATGTGATTTCTCCTTTCCATCGGGGTTTTGAATCATGGATACCTCTTAACAAACTTCATGCAGAAGATGGCGGGTTCTTGTTAAATGGAGAACTCAAGATTGCAGTCAAAGTACAAGTATCAGATGTATCATGGGAACCAGAAGACGCATCTGATGACGCTCTAGTTGATGTGTCAGGGGGAATTAAAAAGACAACCAAATTTCTGAGGAAGACAAAAGAAACCATGGATGCAATAAATGGGTTTCAAATTCTTCCTTCACAA gAACGTTTTGTCACATCGATGGAGAAGCAAGTTGGAGAGAAGTTCGTCAGTGTGATACAAAATTTCTCCTTTGTGAATTCTGAGAAGTGTTATTCTGATCCATTTGCAATCCGTGGCTTCAAATG GCGTCTTCTTGCTGAATGTGACCTTGTGGTTTTGCATCTATATATGTGCATTACTGATTGTCCACCATTTCCTTCTGAAGCTGTAAAAGTTCGCTTGACCATAGTAAATCAGCTATGCGAATACAGATCCATATTGAAAGGTGATTACTAG
- the LOC106350616 gene encoding MATH domain and coiled-coil domain-containing protein At3g58370-like, which yields MAKISTLNEENYSRGYDGGSRVSDEVSWIKHASTRKSLRLRICTLGGRRRHRIQAYGLQWFNPWTIFDPCSPSEFFLPKFHDKDGGYIVNNCVKIVAEVDVLEKSDIQVEVEKINRPLRKIEENNGAVPSVLLKEASAVVESLDVNGFQVFPSQVESVRRIFERHPDI from the exons ATGGCCAAAATCTCAACATTAAACGAAGAAAACTATAGCCGTGGATACGACGGAGGGAGTCGTGTCTCTGACGAAGTATCTTGGATCAAACATGCAAGCACACGGAAGTCTCTCAGATTAAGGATATGTACCCTTGGTGGCAGACGGCGTCACCGGATCCAAGCGT ATGGACTGCAGTGGTTTAATCCGTGGACAATATTCGATCCGTGTTCTCCATCCGagttttttcttccaaaattcCATGACAAAGATGGTGGATACATAGTAAATAATTGCGTCAAGATTGTTGCGGAGGTTGATGTTCTTGAAAAATCTGATATACAAGTGGAAGTTGAGAAGATAAACAGACCTCTGAGAAAGATTGAGGAGAATAATGGCGCAGTTCCTAGCGTTTTGCTTAAGGAAGCTTCAGCAGTAGTGGAAAGCTTAGATGTCAATGGGTTTCAAGTTTTTCCTTCACAA GTAGAATCTGTGAGGCGTATATTTGAGAGACATCCAGACATTTGA
- the LOC106350614 gene encoding MATH domain and coiled-coil domain-containing protein At3g58410-like — translation MEILRLLPRTEVISVPNVSEESIPLRTLEVIGFHVLPSQVQSVRLIFERHPEAAVEFRAKNQHLRTTYIIFLLSLIETLYQPLQELSSEDLVEADIALTYLKDAGFKVDWLENKLDLLKARKEKEKACEVRVQEMEVQLHDLKHKFEIEKAELVVCN, via the exons ATGGAGATCTTAAGATTGTTGCCGAGGACCGAGGTTATTAGCGTACCAAATGTATCTGAGGAATCAATTCCCCTGAGAACGTTAGAGGTCATTGGGTTTCACGTTCTTCCTTCACAG GTACAATCAGTGAGGCTTATATTTGAAAGACACCCTGAAGCTGCAGTAGAATTCCGCGCAAAGAACCAGCATCTGAGGACAACATATATAATTTTCCTGCTTAGCTTAATCGAGACGCTGTACCAGCCACTTCAGGAGCTTTCCAGTGAAGATCTAGTGGAAGCGGACATAGCCTTAACATACTTGAAAGATGCTGGATTCAAGGTGGATTGGTTGGAGAATAAGCTAGACCTACTAAAGGCAaggaaggagaaagagaaggctTGCGAGGTACGAGTACAAGAAATGGAGGTACAACTTCATGACTTGAAGCATAAGTTTGAGATTGAAAAGGCAGAGTTAGTCGTTTGCAACTAG
- the LOC111205145 gene encoding uncharacterized protein LOC111205145, protein MDEFIDMNEEDALAEINLEATQLEEQQSETHSGESAQAQRKRRKTSRAYRRMPFGLCNAPATFQRCMMSIFTDLIEDIMEVFMDDFSVYGSSFSDCLANLCKVLERCEEKNLVLNWEKCHFMVKDGIVLGFYRRFIKDFSMIARPLTRLLCKEAKFVFDADCLAAFQILKKSLVSAPIVQPPDWDLPFEIMCDASDYAIGAVLGQRKDKKLHVIYYASRTLDDAQIKYATTEKELLAVVYAFEKFRSYLVGSKVIVHTDHAALKYLMTKKDAKPRLLRWILLLQEFDIEIRDKRGAENGVADHLSRMRVEAETPLDDTLPEENVYVITLLEDEYLDQADCCAMRQIQDDLPWFADFANYLCAGIEPPNLKGYERKKVWGIDFMGPFPSSYGNEYILVAVDYVSKWVEAVASKTNDSSVVKKMFKTVIFPRFGIPRVVISDGGSHFINKTFDKLLKKHGVKHKVATPYHPQTSGQVEISNREIKGILEKAVGKTRKDWAVKLDDALWAYRTAYKTPLGTTPFNLVYGKSCHLPVELEYSGFWATKLMNFDIKTAAERRMVQLNELDEIRLNAYENTKIYKERTKAWHDRKIIPRDFAAGDKVLLFN, encoded by the exons ATGGATGAGTTTATAGACATGAATGAAGAAGATGCTCTCGCTGAGATAAATTTGGAAGCTACACAACTAGAAGAACAGCAAAGTGAAACTCATTCTGGGGAATCAGCTCAAGCTCAACGCAAGAGACGTAAAACATCACGG gcctacaggagaatgcccttcggattgtgcaatgctcctgcaactttccagagatgcatgatgtcgatctttactgatcttattgaggacattatggaggtttttatggacgatttctcagtctacggttcttcatttagcgactgccttgctaatctgtgcaaggtgctggaaagatgtgaggagaagaacttggtgttaaattgggagaagtgtcatttcatggtgaaagatggcattgttttg ggtttctacaggaggtttatcaaagacttctctatgatagcgaggccactcacccgtctgctgtgcaaagaagcgaagtttgtttttgatgctgactgcctcgctgcgtttcagattctcaagaagtctctagtcagtgctcccattgtgcagccaccagattgggacttgccatttgaaataatgtgtgacgcaagtgattacgcgattggagctgttttggggcagagaaaagacaagaaactccatgtgatctattatgccagccgaacgcttgatgatgctcaaatcaagtatgctaccactgagaaggagttgctggcagtagtttatgctttcgagaagttcaggtcctatttggtgggctcgaaagtaattgtgcacacagatcatgcagccttgaagtacctgatgacgaaaaaagatgctaaaccgagactcttaaggtggatcttactcctacaggagtttgatattgagatcagagacaagagaggagcagaaaatggagtggcagatcatctttcccgaatgagagtggaagctgaaacaccactggatgatacattacccgaggagaatgtctatgtgatcaccttgctggaggatgagtatttggatcaggctgattgctgtgccatgagacaaattcaggatgatctcccatggtttgcagactttgcaaactacctatgtgctggaattgaaccaccgaacctgaagggatatgagaggaagaag gtatggggaattgattttatgggccctttcccatcttcttatggaaatgagtacatcttggttgcggttgattatgtctccaagtgggtggaagcagtagccagcaagacaaatgactctagtgttgtcaagaaaatgttcaagacagtcatttttccaagattcgggatcccgagagtggttattagtgatggaggctctcacttcatcaacaagacgttcgataaactgctgaagaaacatggagtaaagcataaggtagctacaccttatcatcctcagacaagtgggcaggttgaaatatcgaaccgagaaatcaaggggattttggagaaggctgtaggcaaaacaaggaaagactgggctgtgaagcttgatgacgccttatgggcgtatagaaccgcctacaagactcccttgggcaccactccttttaatctggtctatggaaagtcttgtcacctacctgtggaattggagtacagtggtttttgggcaacgaagttgatgaacttcgacattaaaaccgcagcagaaaggaggatggttcagttgaacgagctggacgagattcggttgaacgcctatgagaacaccaaaatctacaaggaaagaactaaggcatggcatgacagaaagataatcccgagagacttcgctgctggagacaaagtccttctgttcaac